Proteins encoded within one genomic window of Camelina sativa cultivar DH55 chromosome 19, Cs, whole genome shotgun sequence:
- the LOC104763852 gene encoding GPI ethanolamine phosphate transferase 1-like: MRSDGILGVRGSDQSRATAAVVASRRRWLKRRETWLVVLGVALHAVYMLSIFDIYFKTPIVHGMDPVPPRFSEPPAKRLVLLISDGLRADKFFEPDEQGIYRAPFLRNVIKNQGRWGVSHARPPTESRPGHVAIIAGFYEDPSAVTKGWKANPVEFDSVFNQSRHTFAFGSPDIIPIFCSALPHSTWNSYPHEYEDFATDASFLDEWSFDQFESLLNRSHEDPKLKELLHKDKLVVFLHLLGCDSNGHAHRPYSSIYLNNVKVVDKIAERVYHLLEDYYRDNRTSYIFTADHGMSDKGSHGDGHPTNTDTPLVAWGAGIKYPKPASGSSHSDTVTTFIDKHAHDMPTPYDWGLRRVERVDVNQADIAPLMSTLLGLPCPVNSVGNLPLGYMKLNEAEEVEAVLANTKQILNQLLRKSYIKSSNSLFFKPFKPLVHHSSSLSQIDELISAKNYEAAMKLAVDLRNLSLEGLHYFQTYDWLMLMTVITLGYTGWMIVLALHVLQCYSSLSGDLSRKEQLSVQKKDSGKVYISGCLLMAILSVLNLVEHSPPLYHAYIGMTVFLWTQIFSEYRLIRGLWRYLRERRADYFIKLLFAAAVSVVIVELLVHSFTVRKLYTWFFMIVGVVASILLQFSMPWRSGIPVFVCISCWFLSVFTLMPAEIPDNNNLVVMSGAIIVVISLAAKWLDTHAEGNTCRRHNLSVGTK; the protein is encoded by the exons ATGAGAAGCGACGGGATCTTGGGAGTAAGAGGTTCGGATCAGAGTCGAGCTACAGCCGCCGTGGTCGCTAGTAGACGAAGATGGCTAAAGAGGCGAGAAACATGGCTCGTGGTGCTCGGTGTTGCACTTCACGCCGTTTACATGCTAAGCATCTTCGACATTTACTTCAAGACCCCCATAGTCCACGGGATGGATCCAGTGCCTCCCAGATTCTCTGAGCCACCGGCCAAGCGACTTGTTCTTCTCATCT CGGATGGTTTACGTGCTGACAAATTCTTTGAGCCGGACGAGCAAGGCATATACAGAGCACCCTTCTTGAGGAATGTAATCAAGAATCAGGGGCGTTGGGGTGTGTCTCATGCTCGTCCTCCTACTGAATCTAGACCTGGTCATGTCGCCATTATTGCTGGTTTCTATGAAGATCCTAGTGCTGTCACAAAAg GATGGAAAGCTAATCCTGTTGaatttgattctgtttttaacCAGAGCCGCCATACCTTTGCTTTCGGGAGCCCCGATATTATTCCTATATTCTGCAGTGCCTTACCTCACAGCACTTGGAATTCTTACCCGCACGAGTATGAAGACTTTGCAACTG ATGCCTCCTTTTTGGATGAGTGGTCTTTCGATCAATTTGAGAGTCTTCTCAATAGGTCTCACGAAGATCCAAAGTTGAAAGAGCTCCTCCACAAGGACAAACTTGTTGTATTTCTTCACCTTCTTGGTTGTGATTCCAATGGTCATGCACATCGGCCTTACTCATCAATCTATCTCAACAATGTCAAAGTTGTTGATAAGATAGCTGAAAGGGTCTACCATCTCTTGGAGGATTACTACAGAGACAATCGCACTTCGTATATCTTTACTGCTGATCATGGGATGAGCGACAAAG GAAGTCATGGAGATGGGCATCCTACAAACACTGATACTCCATTAGTTGCTTGGGGAGCTGGGATTAAATATCCTAAACCAGCATCCGGAAGCAGTCACTCGGATACTGTTACTACATTTATTGACAAGCATGCACATGATATGCCCACACCTTATGACTGGGGCCTTCGTCGTGTTGAGAGAGTAGACGTCAACCAAGCTGACATAGCACCACTTATG TCAACGCTATTGGGTTTGCCATGCCCAGTGAACTCCGTAGGAAACCTTCCACTTGGTTATATGAAGTTGAATGAG GCAGAAGAAGTTGAAGCTGTGCTAGCCAATACCAAACAAATCCTTAATCAGCTTCTTCGTAAATCAT ATATAAAAAGCTCAAATTCCTTATTCTTCAAGCCATTTAAGCCGTTGGTCCACCATTCCTCATCGCTGAGTCAGATTGATGAGTTAATATCCGCCAAAAATTATGAAGCTGCAATGAAATTGGCTGTGGACCTCAGAAACTTGTCACTAGAGGGCCTTCATTATTTCCAAACGTATGACTGGCTAATGCTGATGACTGTAATAACCCTTGGATACACTGGATGGATGATCGTACTTGCCCTGCATGTCCTGCAATGTTATAGTTCACTATCAGGAGATTTGTCCAGAAAAGAGCAATTATCTGTGCAGAAAAAAGACTCTGGAAAA GTATATATATCAGGATGTCTGCTGATGGCCATTCTCTCGGTGTTAAATTTGGTGGAGCACTCTCCCCCTCTTTACCATGCATATATTGGAATGACAGTTTTTCTATGGACACAAATCTTTAGTGAATACCGATTAATAAGAGGATTGTGGAGATATTTGAGGGAGAGGAGGGCTGACTATTTCATTAAACTTCTTTTTGCTGCAGCTGTGTCAGTTGTGATTGTGGAATTATTG GTTCATAGCTTCACTGTGAGAAAGCTTTACACTTGGTTTTTCATGATAGTAGGTGTTGTGGCTTCAATTTTGTTGCAATTTTCAATGCCTTGGAGATCTGGGATACCAGTTTTTGTCTGTATTTCTTGTTGGTTCCTGTCTGTCTTCACTCTGATGCCAGCTGAAATTCCTGACAATAATAACTTAGT AGTTATGAGTGGAGCTATTATTGTAGTAATAAGCCTTGCTGCAAAGTGGCTGGACACACATGCAGAAGGGAACACATGCAGAAGACATAATTTAAGTGTGGGAACGaaataa
- the LOC104763853 gene encoding V-type proton ATPase subunit G1-like: MDSSRGQGGIQQLLAAEQEAQHIVNAARTAKMARLKQAKEEAEKEIAEYKAKTEQDFQRKLEETSGDSGANVKRLEQETDTKIEELKNEASRISKDVVEMLLKHVTTVKN; the protein is encoded by the exons ATGGATTCCAGCAGAGGTCAAGGTGGTATCCAGCAGTTGCTTGCTGCTGAGCAAGAAGCTCAACACATTGTCAATGCTGCAAGAACCG CAAAAATGGCAAGACTGAAGCAAGCCAAGGAAGAGGCTGAGAAAGAGATTGCCGAATACAAAGCTAAAACAGAACAAGACTTCCAGAGGAAACTCGAGGAg ACTAGTGGAGACTCTGGTGCGAATGTGAAGAGGCTGGAGCAAGAGACTGATACCAAAATCGAGGAGTTGAAGAACGAAGCATCCAGGATTTCCAAAGACGTTGTGGAAATGCTTCTCAAACACGTCACTACTGTGAAGAACTGA
- the LOC104763855 gene encoding U-box domain-containing protein 4-like codes for MEMENHRPGGGGGGGFTYMGRKFSDLSVNDSSSAFSDCNSDRSGEFPTASSEGRRLLLSCSSDNSDDLISHLVSLLDSSSSSDDQRKQAAMEIRLLSKNKPENRIKIAKAGAIKPLISLISSSDLQLQEYGVTAILNLSLCDENKDLIASSGAIKPLVRALKMGTPTAKENAACALLRLSQVEDNKVAIGRSGAIPLLVNLLETGGFRAKKDASTALYSLCSAKENKIRAVQSGIMKPLVELMADFGSNMVDKSAFVMSLLMSVPESKPAIVEEGGVPVLVEIVEAGTQRQKEMAVSILLQLCEESVVYRTMVAREGAIPPLVALSQAGTSRAKQKAEALIELLRQPRSISNGGRSSSQL; via the coding sequence aTGGAGATGGAGAACCATCGCccgggaggaggaggaggcggaggtTTCACCTACATGGGCCGCAAATTCAGCGATTTAAGTGTCAACGACTCCTCCTCCGCTTTCAGCGATTGTAACAGCGACAGATCCGGCGAGTTTCCCACTGCTTCCTCCGAGGGCCGTCGTCTCCTTCTCTCCTGCTCCTCTGACAATTCCGATGATCTCATCTCTCATCTCGTTTCGCTTCTcgattcctcctcctcctccgatgaCCAGAGGAAGCAGGCTGCTATGGAGATCAGGCTCTTATCCAAGAACAAACCTGAGAACCGGATCAAAATCGCCAAAGCCGGCGCCATCAAGCCTCtgatctctctcatctcctcttccGATCTTCAGCTCCAGGAGTACGGCGTCACCGCGATCTTGAACCTCTCTCTCTGCGACGAGAACAAAGACCTCATCGCTTCTTCCGGTGCTATTAAGCCCCTCGTCAGGGCTTTGAAAATGGGAACCCCCACGGCTAAAGAGAACGCCGCCTGTGCTCTCCTCCGTCTATCCCAGGTCGAGGACAACAAAGTCGCCATCGGAAGATCCGGAGCCATCCCTCTCCTCGTGAACCTTCTGGAAACGGGAGGTTTCAGAGCGAAGAAGGACGCGTCCACGGCTCTCTACTCGCTCTGCTCGGccaaagagaacaaaatcagAGCCGTGCAATCTGGGATTATGAAGCCGCTGGTGGAACTGATGGCGGATTTCGGATCCAACATGGTGGATAAATCGGCGTTTGTGATGAGTCTGTTGATGTCGGTGCCGGAATCGAAGCCGGCGATTGTGGAAGAAGGAGGAGTTCCGGTGCTGGTGGAGATCGTTGAGGCGGGGACGCAGAGACAGAAAGAGATGGCTGTGTCGATACTGCTTCAGCTCTGTGAGGAGAGTGTTGTGTATCGAACCATGGTGGCTCGGGAAGGAGCGATACCTCCGCTAGTGGCTCTGTCTCAGGCAGGAACAAGTCGAGCTAAGCAAAAGGCCGAGGCGTTGATTGAGCTTCTAAGGCAACCAAGATCCATTAGTAATGGTGGAAGATCTTCTTCTCAACTCTGA
- the LOC104763856 gene encoding uncharacterized protein LOC104763856 produces MGSTMEDEKDAFYIVRKGDIIGVYRSLSECQEQAGSSVSDPAMSVYKGYGWPKGAEDLLSSCGIKNALFSINASYVKDDAFGKLIPCPVQQPSSCQGGTSNKPSPAKRLQAMGSNESGSFSPSPAQKHLKIQNDMVHRVPSSLLTRQPILQIDSCSIEFDGASKGNPGKAGAGAVLRASDKSVLFYLREGVGIATNNVAEYRALILGLKSALDKGFKNVRVQGDSMLVCMQVQDAWKTKHPKMAELCKQAKELKSKFKTFHIEHIDRELNSDADNQANCAIGLAEGQTMVIPGG; encoded by the exons ATGGGTTCCACGATGGAGGATGAAAAAGATGCGTTTTACATCGTTCGTAAAGGAGACATCATTGGTGTGTATCGAAGCTTGAGCGAGTGCCAAGAACAAGCTGGATCATCT gtgTCAGATCCTGCAATGAGTGTGTACAAAGGATATGGTTGGCCAAAAGGAGCAGAGGACTTGTTATCTTCGTGTGGAATTAAGAACGCTCTCTTTTCTATCAATGCATCTTATGTCAAAGATGATGCTTTTGGAAAACTCATTCCTTGTCCTGTTCAG CAACCATCTTCCTGCCAAGGAGGCACTTCCAACAAACCTTCCCCAGCTAAGAGATTGCAGGCAATG GGAAGCAATGAATCGGGTTCATTTTCCCCGAGTCCTGCGCAAAAGCATCTTAAGATACAAAATGACATGGTTCATCGGGTTCCTTCCAGTCTCTTGACTCGGCAACCTATACTTCAAATT GATTCATGTTCCATTGAGTTTGATGGTGCTTCTAAAGGAAACCCAGGAAAAGCTGGTGCAGGAGCTGTTCTCCGTGCTTCAGATAAAAGTGTCCTCTTCTATCTACGGGAGGGTGTTGGCATTGCCACAAACAACGTTGCAGAGTATCGTGCTCTGATTCTTGGTTTGAAGTCTGCTCTCGACAAAGGGTTTAAAAATGTGCGCGTCCAAGGAGACTCAATGCTTGTCTGTATGCAG GTTCAAGATGCATGGAAAACCAAACATCCGAAGATGGCTGAGCTGTGCAAACAGGCAAAGGAGCTCAAGAGCAAGTTTAAAACATTCCATATCGAACACATTGACAGG GAACTCAATTCTGATGCTGATAATCAAGCTAACTGTGCGATTGGTCTGGCAG AGGGTCAAACGATGGTGATTCCAGGCGGCTAG
- the LOC104763857 gene encoding alpha-dioxygenase 1-like, with the protein MVVATKLLGRRKFIDTGKQFNMIAASWIQFMIHDWIDHLEDTHQIELVAPKEVANKCPLSSFRFFKTKEVPTGFFEIKTGSQNIRTPWWDSSVIYGSNSKTMDRVRTYKDGKLKISEETGLLLHDNDGIAISGDIRNSWVGVSALQALFIKEHNAVCDALKDEDKDLEDEDLYRHARLVTSAVIAKIHTIDWTVQLLKTDTLLAGMRANWYGVLGKKFKDSFGHAGNSILGGVVGTKKTKNHGVPYSLTEDFTSVYRMHSLLPDQLQMRDIDDVPGTNKSLPLTKEISMIHLIGLKGEETMSQIGFTKLMVSMGHQASGALELMNYPMWFRDIVPQDPNGQERPDHVDLAALEIDRDRERNVPRYNDFRRAMFMIPITKWEDLTDDEGAIEVLDDVYNGEVEELDLLVGLMAEKKIKGFAISETAFYIFLLMATRRLEADRFFTSDFNETIYTKKGLKWVNTTESLKDVFDRHYPEMTDKWMNSESAFSVWDSPPVTKNPVPLYLRIPS; encoded by the exons ATGGTGGTGGCGACGAAATTATTAGGAAGGAGAAAGTTTATCGACACAGGAAAACAATTCAATATGATTGCAGCTTCTTGGATACAATTCATGATCCATGATTGGATTGATCATCTTGAAGACACTCACCAA ATCGAGCTTGTGGCTCCAAAAGAAGTAGCGAACAAGTGTCCGTTGAGCTCCTTTAGGTTCTTCAAGACAAAGGAAGTCCCTACCGGTTTCTTCGAAATCAAGACTGGTTCGCAAAATATCCGTACACCTTGGTG ggatTCGAGTGTCATCTATGGAAGCAACTCGAAAACAATGGATAGAGTGAGAACATACAAAGATGGGAAATTAAAGATATCGGAGGAGACGGGTCTCCTTCTCCATGACAACGACGGCATAGCCATCTCCGGCGACATTCGTAACAGTTGGGTTGGCGTCTCCGCTTTGCAAGCTCTCTTCATCAAAGAGCACAACGCCGTATGCGACGCCCTCAAG gaTGAGGATAAGGATTTGGAAGACGAAGATTTGTACCGGCACGCGAGGCTAGTGACCTCAGCGGTGATAGCTAAGATTCACACCATAGATTGGACAGTGCAGCTTCTCAAAACCGACACTTTACTTGCTGGAATGCGAGCAAACTG GTATGGAGTACTAGGAAAGAAGTTTAAAGATTCTTTCGGACATGCAGGCAATTCGATCTTGGGAGGTGTCGTGGGtacgaaaaaaactaaaaatcatgGAGTCCCTTACTCTCTAACCGAAGATTTCACTAGCGTCTATCGAATGCACTCTCTCTTACCTGATCAACTCCAGATGCGTGACATTGACGATGTACCCGGAACTAATAAATCTCTACCGTTGACTAAAGA GATTTCTATGATACATTTGATTGGTCTCAAGGGAGAAGAAACCATGTCTCAGATTGGATTCACTAAGCTAATGGTCTCAATGGGTCACCAAGCAAGTGGTGCCCTCGAACTGATGAATTATCCAATGTGGTTTAGAGACATTGTTCCCCAAGACCCCAACGGCCAAGAACGTCCGGACCACGTCGACTTAGCTGCTTTAGAGA TTGATAGGGACAGGGAGAGAAATGTCCCACGGTACAACGATTTCAGGAGAGCAATGTTTATGATTCCGATAACCAAGTGGGAAGATCTAACCGACGATGAGGGAGCTATTGAAGTACTGGATGACGTGTACAATGGTGAAGTGGAGGAGCTTGATCTTCTCGTGGGACTTATggcagagaagaagatcaaaggtTTCGCTATCAGTGAGACTGCTTTTTACATTTTCCTCCTCATGGCCACAAG GCGATTAGAAGCCGATAGATTTTTCACAAGCGATTTCAATGAAACAATCTATACAAAGAAGGGGCTTAAATGGGTGAATACTACAGAGAGTCTCAAGGATGTGTTTGATCGTCATTATCCTGAAATGACCGATAAATGGATGAACTCCGAAAGTGCATTTTCAGTATGGGATTCACCACCCGTTACCAAAAATCCAGTCCCTCTATATCTCCGAATTCCTTCTTAG
- the LOC104767297 gene encoding alpha-dioxygenase 1-like: MKVITSLISSIILKFIHKDFHEIYARMSLLDRFLLLIVHAVDKMVPWHKLPVFLGLAYLEARRHLHQEYNLLNVGQTPVGRRFDPANFPYRTADGKFNDPFNEGVGSQNTFFGRNCPPVDQKTKLLRPDPMVVATKLLGRRKFIDTGKQFNMIAASWIQFMIHDWIDHLEDTHQIELVAPKEVANKCPLSSFRFFKTKEVPTGFFEIKTGSQNIRTPWWDSSVIYGSNSKTMDRVRTYKDGKLKISEETGLLLHDNDGIAISGDIRNSWVGVSALQALFIKEHNAVCDALKDEDKDLEDEDLYRHARLVTSAVIAKIHTIDWTVQLLKTDTLLAGMRANWYGVLGKKFKDSFGHAGNSILGGVVGTKKTKNHGVPYSLTEDFTSVYRMHSLLPDQLQMRDIDDVPGTNKSLPY, encoded by the exons ATGAAAGTAATTACTTCTCTAATCTCTTCCATTATACTTAAATTCATCCACAAAGACTTCCATGAGATTTACGCAAGAATGTCCCTCCTCGATCGTTTTCTACTTCTT ATCGTCCATGCAGTGGATAAGATGGTTCCATGGCATAAGCTTCCGGTTTTCTTGGGTTTAGCCTATCTTGAAGCACGTAGACATCTTCACCAAGAATACAATCTTCTCAACGTCGGTCAAACTCCGGTTGGAAGACGGTTTGATCCTGCTAATTTTCCGTACCGGACTGCTGACGGAAAATTCAATGATCCGTTTAATGAAGGCGTCGGCAGTCAAAATACTTTTTTCGGAAGAAATTGTCCTCCTGTCGATCAGAAAACAAAG ttacTGAGGCCAGACCCCATGGTGGTGGCGACGAAATTATTAGGAAGGAGAAAGTTTATCGACACAGGAAAACAATTCAATATGATTGCAGCTTCTTGGATACAATTCATGATCCATGATTGGATTGATCATCTTGAAGACACTCACCAA ATCGAGCTTGTGGCTCCAAAAGAAGTAGCGAACAAGTGTCCGTTGAGCTCCTTTAGGTTCTTCAAGACAAAGGAAGTCCCTACCGGTTTCTTCGAAATCAAGACTGGTTCGCAAAATATCCGTACACCTTGGTG ggatTCGAGTGTCATCTATGGAAGCAACTCGAAAACAATGGATAGAGTGAGAACATACAAAGATGGGAAATTAAAGATATCGGAGGAGACGGGTCTCCTTCTCCATGACAACGACGGCATAGCCATCTCCGGCGACATTCGTAACAGTTGGGTTGGCGTCTCCGCTTTGCAAGCTCTCTTCATCAAAGAGCACAACGCCGTATGCGACGCCCTCAAG gaTGAGGATAAGGATTTGGAAGACGAAGATTTGTACCGGCACGCGAGGCTAGTGACCTCAGCGGTGATAGCTAAGATTCACACCATAGATTGGACAGTGCAGCTTCTCAAAACCGACACTTTACTTGCTGGAATGCGAGCAAACTG GTATGGAGTACTAGGAAAGAAGTTTAAAGATTCTTTCGGACATGCAGGCAATTCGATCTTGGGAGGTGTCGTGGGtacgaaaaaaactaaaaatcatgGAGTCCCTTACTCTCTAACCGAAGATTTCACTAGCGTCTATCGAATGCACTCTCTCTTACCTGATCAACTCCAGATGCGTGACATTGACGATGTACCCGGAACTAATAAATCTCTACC TTACTGA
- the LOC104763858 gene encoding mediator of RNA polymerase II transcription subunit 11 isoform X2: protein MEELASPSGPKKEFVNSHCREFMQSMKDIQVTLREEIKSACEYRPFEKCDYNARIANEICFQKLEYVLTQLDDLKQTADRYISSD, encoded by the exons ATGGAAGAGCTCGCGAGCCCTTCTGGACCCAAGAAAGAGTTCGTCAACAGCCATTGCCGAGAGTTTATGCAATCTATGAAG GATATTCAAGTGACACTAAGGGAAGAGATCAAAAGCGCTTGCGAGTACCGTCCCTTTGAGAAATGCGATTACAACGCTAGAATAGCTAATGAGATCTGCTTCCAGAAGCTTGAATATGTTCTCACGCAGCTTGATGATCTGAAACAAACTGCTGACCGGTATATTTCTTCTGATTGA
- the LOC104763858 gene encoding mediator of RNA polymerase II transcription subunit 11 isoform X1 produces MDPQTQNTSLQRLQNVENRVVKVLELAGGVMEELASPSGPKKEFVNSHCREFMQSMKDIQVTLREEIKSACEYRPFEKCDYNARIANEICFQKLEYVLTQLDDLKQTADRYISSD; encoded by the exons ATGGATCCGCAGACGCAGAACACTTCGTTGCAGCGACTCCAGAATGTCGAGAAT AGAGTTGTTAAGGTATTGGAACTAGCTGGAGGAGTGATGGAAGAGCTCGCGAGCCCTTCTGGACCCAAGAAAGAGTTCGTCAACAGCCATTGCCGAGAGTTTATGCAATCTATGAAG GATATTCAAGTGACACTAAGGGAAGAGATCAAAAGCGCTTGCGAGTACCGTCCCTTTGAGAAATGCGATTACAACGCTAGAATAGCTAATGAGATCTGCTTCCAGAAGCTTGAATATGTTCTCACGCAGCTTGATGATCTGAAACAAACTGCTGACCGGTATATTTCTTCTGATTGA
- the LOC104767298 gene encoding transcription factor WER-like, which translates to MAQLNLYXSPNVKRGHFTDQEEDLIIRLHKLLGNRWSLIAKRVPGRTDNQVKNYWNTHLSKKIGTENQTIKSISNQMNNLGNMTDASEERLLNVKFDNKSILGDERLLMSEGLGLLHQASSSLWGHHEDAFEPNTLTYMMDFIDGQCY; encoded by the exons ATGG CTCAATTAAATTTGTATNTTAGTCCAAACGTGAAGAGAGGCCATTTCACTGACCAAGAAGAAGATCTGATCATTAGACTCCACAAGTTGCTTGGTAATAG gTGGTCTTTGATAGCTAAAAGAGTTCCAGGTCGAACGGACAATCAAGTGAAGAACTATTGGAATACACatctaagtaaaaaaattggaacagaaaatcaaacaatcaaatcgATCAGCAATCAGATGAACAATTTGGGGAATATGACAGATGCATCCGAAGAAAGAttattgaatgtgaaatttgataataaaagcATTCTCGGAGATGAGAGATTGCTTATGAGCGAAGGTCTTGGCCTTCTCCATCAAGCGAGTTCGTCGCTTTGGGGTCATCATGAGGATGCTTTTGAGCCTAACACACTCACCTACATGATGGATTTCATTGATGGACAatgttattaa
- the LOC104767300 gene encoding uncharacterized protein LOC104767300 translates to MKEKAESGGGVGYVRADQIDLKSLDEQLQRHLSRTWTMEKRKSLSDGEDNVNNTRHNQNSFGHRQLVFQRPLLGGGYSNNNNNDIIRSTEVGRSRREWEIDPSKLIVKSVIARGTFGTVHRGIYDGQDVAVKLLDWGEEGHRSDAEIASLRAAFTQEVAVWHKLDHQLFGISLTTPMLPRYTKIHSYISVNS, encoded by the exons ATGAAGGAGAAGGCGGAGAGTGGCGGGGGAGTAGGATACGTGAGAGCAGATCAGATAGACTTAAAGAGTCTGGACGAGCAGCTGCAGAGACACTTAAGCAGAACATGGAcgatggagaagaggaagagtttgAGTGATGGCGAAGACAACGTAAATAATACCCGACATAACCAGAACAGCTTCGGACATCGACAGCTTGTGTTTCAGAGACCGCTTCTTGGTGGTGGatatagcaacaacaacaacaacgacataATTAGGTCGACGGAGGTTGGGAGGTCAAGAAGAGAGTGGGAGATTGATCCTTCTAAGCTTATCGTAAAAAGTGTGATTGCTCGAGGTACTTTTGGTACAGTTCACCGTGGAATCTACGATGGTCAAGATGTCGCCG TGAAACTACTAGACTGGGGAGAAGAGGGTCACAGGTCAGACGCAGAGATAGCTTCGCTTAGAGCTGCTTTCACTCAAGAAGTAGCTGTTTGGCATAAGCTTGACCACCAGCTGTTTGGCATAAGCTTGACCACCCCAATGTTACCAAGGTACACTAAAATTCACTCTTATATATCTGTGAATTCTTGA